TATAAAaggttctattctattctatgtgggtgaggagTCTGAGGAACTGtagtaaggcatgccatgggcctaggatttaggtatgaatagtttaatatattaactggtgttttaaaaggttcattaaaatataccaACATATTGTCTGCCATACAGCAATATTTCATCATTACTATATTGGTATTATTACCCTAAAAATCTCGTCAAATGACAGGCAAAAAGttggtatatataataaaactatcACCTTTATATAAGAGGggcttttttaatgttttttttataaaatatattaggcTTATGTCTTATTAATTATTCATTCAAGTGCAGGAATTTAGAATTCTCCATTAAAACAGCttgtaagaaaatataattcaaGATTTGAATATCTAGATAGGTAGATCGTCACTTAAGCTGTCAGTGTTAAATAATTCATGATCTTTACCCAGCTACTAAATGCACCTGAAATTTCTGCGGCAAGTAAATGCACTTTTAATGTTTGGCTAAGTAATGTGCTAATGTACTGAAAGGACATTGAAGTGCCACAGCCTTAGCTTACCAATCAATGCTGAATCATTGGATTTTCAAAAATTCCACCATGAATGTTAAACAATCAATGCTAAATCATTGCTTTTCTAAATGCCACCCCGAATTTTAGCCAATTTATGCTAAATCATTAGATTTCCAAAAATGTCACTGTGAATTTCGAATGTTGCTTACCTCATAATGCCCATATGAACAAGCATTATGCAATGGCACCAAACCCCCTTTATCCTTAGCATGTACATCTGCACCATGTTGAAGTAAATACTCAACCACAGCAACCCTGTTATAACCGGCTGCAAAGTGGATTGGAGTTGAAAGTCTCCCTTCCATGTCGCGACAGTTGACATTGTGGACAGagcacaatttttttacaacctCCAAATCTCCTGCTTTTGCAGCATCCAATAACTATaacacagttaaaaatatattcaccaAAAATAACTATAATTAGAGTATTCTGTATATGCAGTATACAAAGTGCTATAATATCAAACTATGACTAAGAAGAAATTTTATATGAAAtccaaacaattaacatttgGGACAGGGGTGGCATTATACATTAAAGCACTctagttttattataaaatagcttttactACATTGTTTGTGCTTTTACCACATTGTTTgttgtctatacaaacaagcggAGACAAACATGGgaattcaccacattaatcaataaatttCTGCATATTAACAAgtagtgtaactgcattttagaaATGTcccccagattttgttaaaaatcaataaaaagcTACATCTGTCACCCAATGTCCCAatgcaaaacaataataacaacatCTCACTTGAATTTCCACATCAGTAGCTGGAGTTCCATTAGTTTGGTTTGGAACTGAAGTCACTGTGTTTGTTGGTTTGGACTCTGAGCTGCTTGAACTAACGGCAGCTGCTTTAGATGACAACGCATCCTGAATAAATGGGTTTATTATTATGACTATAAAGTTAAATGCATTTCAATTGGTTTAAAACCTAACAGTATTAGTTTAAaggttataaattaaaattaaaaaattgacataattctctctataaatatttatagataGAGAGTaatatgggggaagatgggacacctttagcacataagacccaaatatcctgatcgtgttttaaataattaacaatgatctatggagtcgtaagaatacgattttataattctttgaatattctttgtttactaccaaataggacgaggaaatataatgtttaagtgtcccattttcccctaccctactatatataaattgtttttaaagttatgcATGCGTTAACATACCTGTAATAACTGTTGGATGGTTTCAGTTGCCATTTGCGCTGCTGTAAATCCTTGCAGTGACATTATAGTTGGATCAACACCATGGTTAAGCAGAACAATACAGACCTGAGCATGAACCATATGTTACATAGGAATGCACACACTACagttaaaaatcaatattCAAACCTGTGACAAGCCTAACTGTGCAGCTCTATGCAAAGCAGTTTGGCCGAGGCAATCAAGAATGTTGACTTTTGCTCCATTTTTAAGCAAAACTTCCAAGACATCGATGTGAGCTTTGTCCGCAGCAATATGAAGGGGGGCAAGgaattctttgtttttgtcaTTGAGACTCGCACCTTTACGTATGAGTAACTCAGTGACCTGTTGGAGTAGGTAGTAGATTAATAGTAAGACTTATGGAATGGTTGAGGTCTTATATTGTGGCACTTTGGGTCTAGGCTATACAACATGGTGATACCACACTTGGAACTTACCAATTGTTAAGGTTTGCGACTGATTTCTGCAGCAATAATATAAAtgataacaaaaaatgttgcCCTAAATAATGacgattttattttcaaaaaaaaataacattgatataaaaaataaattatttgtcATCGCTTGTGTTTGggaattgattttaattttgttgtagATGATAACAATTCTTTTTCACCATCActtcaatttaatttaaaagtgcaaagaaaaacataaacaagaaaataaaaataaattacttgtCGTCGCTTGGGGTATGGCGATCCAACAGCGCAGTGTAGTGGTGAGTCATGTGTATGAGGGTGGCAGAATAATATTGAATCAGACGTCAAGTGCTTCTTCACCCGAGTTAAGTCTGCTTGACGAGCTGCATCAAGCAACGAATGACCCTTGAATTCATATACAAGCTTCTCTTGAAGTTGCCTGGTGGAATAATTCATTATTCACCGAGAATTACTCACACATAACTTGTGTCATTGGTGTTAAACATGATGTTTAATAACTAAGTTAAAAATTCATcagaatttttattattgataGAATTATAAGTAAATGGAATTACAGCTCAAGTGATTAAATTCAACTTGTCTGAGGTCTAAATTATCCCTATAAAAGTACCGAATGGTATGAGGAACCTTTAAGTATAGGGCATAGACCTTCGATGGCATTTTATGGGCCAAACCGagcctaaatcccatgttACATGGCATTTCGTGCATAATAGAATATAGGTCTAAATTGATTAATGAATTTCATTACAATAAACTGTAATTacttaaaagagaaaaagaaagTTGTAAAACGATacataaataactaaacaataaaacattcacatgacatatattaaatatatatttatattaaatgctCCTAAACATTGAATTAAATACATGAAGAAGCCACCTGTTTGGTGCAACATCTACAGCTGTTTTTGAATGACAGTTGACTGTGGTTGGGTCTCCACCATGAGCTAATAATAAAGAACAAACTTCCACGCGGTTCTTGGATGCTGCTTCATGTAATGGTGTGAATTGCCACAGGTCCATTGCATTCACATTCGCCCCGTGTTTTATTAACAACTCTGTGACCTGTAGAATGATATTTTGATGATTTTATGATtgttaaggtggctgtacacagtatccggcatgcgaattcgcttgcgaagtcgtatgcaaacccatgtCCAATTCCGCATGTGGCAGCGAAATCcagacaaaacagacaaaacggacgaattccggatactgtgtacagccacctttatatacttttttttggtGATAAATGTCAGGGAACTAGgtataggccagagttggcccttTGTTTACACTGTGTAGCAATCTGCTATTTAATCTTTTGAGAGTTTTAAATTGATCCCAATTATGTTGTTTGAAAGAGTGAcatatgtataatgtatttgTAAATGACACAAACCTCAAAATGTCCATATGAACAAGCATTATGCAAAGGTACAAGACCCCCTTTATCTTTTGCATGGACATCTGcaccttgttttaaaagaagGTTGACAATACGGACCTGTAATATAGAAGGTAAATATTGTTAGTCTcaattagggatgcacattacagaataattaggtattctaggatatcctagaatactttattttgaatctttttatatttaaagggaaaaataattttacccgcataagtcagtttattgactctttcatagcagccttgttggatcataagctgtaaaatgatcaaaaattgtactattgggtagtttttgagtcatgaaacgtatagcaggctatcgaaagtcccacaaacacaaaaaaaaatttttttttaaattattaaggttaaaaaattgttaatatagtttatgagatgatgtgtgatgacgtcattaaacagaataccgaatcccgtaattagatttgAATACAAAAGAATTCGAATCTTATGGATTCGAAcctctgtaatgtgcatccgtAGTCTCAATAAATGACTGGTAAAACATGCTATTCATTTTGTATGGGTAAAATGCTACAGATAGGTACTGCCAAGGCCTTGGGATTCATGCcacagagttggcccattactccaaacATTATGAgatattgtttattgtaaacgaACCCGATTATAACCAGCCGCCAAATGGAGTGGTGTCGATTTACGTCCGTCGCTGGCATGACAATTGACATTTAGTGGCGTCAAAAGGTCCATTAGTTGTTCTTCATTACCTCCCCTTGCTGCTTCAAGTAATTCATCCTTTTTGAACTCACCAGACAATACAACCTGTATTTAGGAATAATTCAAAAGTTGAACACAGTAGTGTGGTATGGTGTGGCTCAGTATCGTTATTacttgttatttgtttgttttcttaagTTACAGACTTACAGTTACACACAATATTACGTGTCTTGAATTATTTCATCACTACTAACATCATGTAGCATGATTTATGGTTACGTCTCATTCTAGCACCATTACtacttaatataaacaataccAAATGAGgttaatttttctttacatttaaaattataatgattttgctgttttagatttaaaatctATTTACAAACCTTTGCAGATGGTTCAGCTAAATCCAAAGCTGTCTTATTGTCTGCATTTTTAATATGTGGATCCCCACCACTTTGCAGGAGAACCACACACACATCTAGCTTCCCTTTAATAGCTGCTTCATGAAGTGGGGTGTAATTCCAATTATCTCTTGAATTTGGATCAGCACCACGAGTTAAAAgcaactaaaacataaacaaatgtaaccaTGGGCATAggtggcctaaattccaggtccttgacaaggacctaaccaataaaaaaaacaaacggtCATAGTTgacaaactatttaaaaaaatgaaggaATTTAGGTATAGTGGGACACCTACTTTTAGGAAACAATTCTACCTTATTGGTTGcaatgtttattaattattgCAATGCAGAAAATTTTTGGGTAGGTATCTACAACCACAATGTTTGTGCTATTATATAAAGGCTTACCACAACTTAAATATAATACTTAAATTACCAATGTGGCAGGGAGGCAAACAATactaaataaactgtttattacTCTAGCAATAAAATTAGCTCTTGGGCTGCGTCATTACAATGAGTTACTGGTCATAAAAATGATAGAGAACCATACAAAGAATTACGATTATAAatacttaacagtaattaTCATTTTAAGTGCTAAATCTACACTAAGGACTAGAACATGAAACTTAAGTTACACACAAATTTAttaagaaattaaacaaaaacacaaaatacaatttatttaaaatcccaaaatcattaaaaatactaaacagaAATTATTCTATTCTTCACGTCTATATCACATTATTAGGTACCTGTACTACTTCTGCATGCCCAAACGAACATGCATTATGCAGTGGTATCAAACCCCCATCATCCTGTGCATGAACATTAGCTCCACATTGCAATAGATGTTCCACAACATCTTTCCGACCAAATCCAGCAGCAAAATGAAGCGGGGTTGATTTTCGACCCTCTAAATCTCGTGCGTTTACGTTTTGTGTGGTGaccaatttttttacctgtaaaAGTAGAATGGTGTAAACTTCCACAACTGAAAATGTTTAGATTTTTTGTGCGGATTTGGGCagatttttccattttttaaatcttgcaaaagtgcaatttaaaaaagttaaaatacatttgtgtTGGTATAgccatattatttttttttacatataaaacacataaaatcaTATTACAAATTTGTTACACAACAAAATTTGTGCTGACTTTACAAAaacaactatatatttataattttatataaattaaaaatttatccGTGTAGGTATTGTCATATAACCTTTGCAAGtacataaagtaaaacataaaatcgtagtacaaatttattatttaaaattactttatttaaatctcCATTTCGACAAGCATCAAATAAATCTCTTGCTGTTGAATGTGAATTGGTCGCTCGATCCGATCTTGTTGGAAGCGAATATGCAGCGCCTGATACAGTATTTCGACGACCAGACATTTCACTTATACAAAGACTAACACAGAGACATAAATCAaactattatttatatttagcaaactgaaaaaaaacaaatgttaaaagtaattagaattttaaaatacgaatTGAGTTAATTCTTACCCCTTAAGGTATACAAAGAGAACTCAACTAACACACACCGAaaaacacttgttttttaaagatgTGTTACTTATAACTTTTAgatgttaattgtaaaacaataatcgtattaaacagaaaacgAAGTTAAATATTAGATCATATGTGAACAGATCACATTAATACATCCCATTTTAACAGCtactttaacaattaacagctgAAGTACCGCAAATCCGCAAAAAGTTAACCgctatttacttttatttcataaaccGCAACATTCTGacagaaacaaaaaactgAGAAGTGATGCCAAACCGAAAATCGTTAAACGCGGGCGGTGGGGTGCGCacttaaagtaaacaaaggacatataaacatatatctCGTTGGCGAAAATAAACACATATCAACTATAaatcaactaaaaaaattaaagacttTTGGTAACAGATCAAAGCTACATGCTGATAAAATggtgcaaattaaaaaaatcttacaaaTAGCATTTGGTCGATCAAGCCGTACCGCATAGGACTTAAATATAGTAACGGCGTCTAAACTAAGACGTGCAGGACTTTATCGTACAACCAACTGTCATGCCAATAGAACTTTTAGTGAAAGCAACGATTAATCATCTATTCTCTAACATACAATTAAGTAACACTTTTGCAACAGCTGcaaccatagatatctaaacatataGATAGGAAACTAGCGAAATCGTTCAGACGCGTCACGCTTCGATGGGTCTGGTAAAAAGTTGATTCGCGGCAATCACGTGAATCGAAGTCAACGATGTTAAAACGCGGATAGTAAGTTTAATGTATCTTCTGAAACCGCATTGCAGTTGTGAGGCAGgtaaatgtttaattgttttaagaTTGTGTTTGGTACCTTATACGTAAAATGTTTTGGCTGCTTAAAACTTCTGTACACTGTATAACTAACA
The genomic region above belongs to Ciona intestinalis unplaced genomic scaffold, KH HT000111.2, whole genome shotgun sequence and contains:
- the LOC100179282 gene encoding tankyrase-1, with the protein product MSGRRNTVSGAAYSLPTRSDRATNSHSTARDLFDACRNGDLNKVKKLVTTQNVNARDLEGRKSTPLHFAAGFGRKDVVEHLLQCGANVHAQDDGGLIPLHNACSFGHAEVVQLLLTRGADPNSRDNWNYTPLHEAAIKGKLDVCVVLLQSGGDPHIKNADNKTALDLAEPSAKVVLSGEFKKDELLEAARGGNEEQLMDLLTPLNVNCHASDGRKSTPLHLAAGYNRVRIVNLLLKQGADVHAKDKGGLVPLHNACSYGHFEVTELLIKHGANVNAMDLWQFTPLHEAASKNRVEVCSLLLAHGGDPTTVNCHSKTAVDVAPNRQLQEKLVYEFKGHSLLDAARQADLTRVKKHLTSDSILFCHPHTHDSPLHCAVGSPYPKRRQVTELLIRKGASLNDKNKEFLAPLHIAADKAHIDVLEVLLKNGAKVNILDCLGQTALHRAAQLGLSQVCIVLLNHGVDPTIMSLQGFTAAQMATETIQQLLQDALSSKAAAVSSSSSESKPTNTVTSVPNQTNGTPATDVEIQLLDAAKAGDLEVVKKLCSVHNVNCRDMEGRLSTPIHFAAGYNRVAVVEYLLQHGADVHAKDKGGLVPLHNACSYGHYEVTELLVKHGASVNVADLWKFTPLHEAAAKGKYEICKLLLKHGADPHKKNRDGNTPLDLVKEGDLDIQDLLRGDVALLDAAKKGCLARVQKLCTPSNINCRDQQGRNSTPLHLAAGYNNAEVAEYLIEHGADVNAQDKGGLIPLHNASSYGHVEIAALLIKSNASVNATDRWAFTPLHEAAQKGRTQLCTLLLAHGADPTMKNQEGQTPLDLATQEDVRCLLIDAAPQTATVSSTSKQATQSSSNSNAVDDEDGEATAASHSIALDPNASTGEVAVLQLLDRLSLCQYHEMFDKEKITPDVLADMGHTELKDIGITAFGHRHKIIKAAERLALAAADGAVDPMSDINSIAFSRPTQQGSIIIDLKPEDKEFQSVSEEMQTTIREHKDGGVAGGVYKSYNIIKVQKVQNKRLRERWNHRRIEVGEENHNHSNDRMLFHGSSFINAIVQKGFDERHAYIGGMFGAGIYFAENSSKSNQYVYGINGGTGCPMHKDRSCYICHRQMIFCRVTLGKSFLQFSAMKMAHAPPGHHSVIGRPSVGGLSHAEYVIYRGEQAYPEYLITYQIVKPPDETSTSQA